A single region of the Polyodon spathula isolate WHYD16114869_AA chromosome 12, ASM1765450v1, whole genome shotgun sequence genome encodes:
- the LOC121324018 gene encoding potassium channel subfamily K member 16-like encodes MSQAVSTSLMLIGYLFYLVVGAAVFQALEQNYEKELKTDTFRQKLMFLKNYTCLTKEAVEKFVEVMTEAFKNGVNPLENNSSSSSNWDFSSSFFFVETVVTTIGYGYLAPRTAGGQIFCVFFAMFGIPLNLIVLNHVGKTLSSCAERLGKKLYSRGMEKKKVKFLTLLFFVAIGVVLFLALPPLIFCLMEDWSYREGVYYAFITLSTIGFGDYVVGINHKPYYRALVAFWILFGMAWLALLFNLLTTFYEDTEKKISKVHQKRKAARAKKNTANGSQPTTPVSKEDVAMETEGSAQQATVSFLELDNSRPNSQLA; translated from the exons ATGTCTCAGGCGGTCAGTACAAGCCTGATGCTAATCGGATACTTGTTTTACTTAGTGGTGGGGGCTGCTGTGTTTCAAGCTCTGGAACAGAATTATGAGAAGGAACTGAAGACAGACACCTTCCGTCAAAAGTTGATGTTTCTGAAAAACTATACATGTTTGACGAAAGAAGCTGTTGAAAAGTTTGTAGAG GTAATGACTGAAGCCTTCAAAAATGGTGTGAATCCACTTGAAAACAATAGTTCCAGTTCCAGTAACTGGGACTTCAGTAGTTCTTTCTTCTTTGTTGAAACAGTAGTGACAACCATAG GATATGGGTACTTGGCCCCACGGACTGCAGGAGGCCAAATATTCTGCGTGTTTTTTGCCATGTTTGGAATCCCCTTGAATCTGATTGTTCTGAACCATGTGGGGAAGACTCTCTCTTCCTGTGCTGAACGGCTGGGGAAAAAGCTGTACAGCAGAGGAATGGAAAAG AAAAAGGTGAAGTTTCTGACCCTCCTTTTCTTCGTGGCGATTGGCGTTGTCTTATTTCTGGCTTTGCCTCCACTAATATTCTGTTTGATGGAGGACTGGAGCTACAGGGAAGGAgtgtactatgcatttatcacCCTGAGCACGATCGGATTCGGTGACTATGTAGTTG GTATCAATCACAAGCCATATTACCGGGCACTAGTAGCTTTCTGGATCCTTTTTGGAATGGCATGGCTGGCTCTCCTGTTTAATTTACTGACTACTTTTTATGAAgacactgaaaagaaaatctcCAAAGTGCACCAAAAGAGAAAGGCTGCCAGGGCCAAAAAGAACACGGCTAATGGCTCCCAGCCGACCACTCCTGTTTCGAAAGAAGATGTTGCCATGGAGACTGAGGGCAGTGCACAGCAAGCAACTGTCTCATTTTTGGAACTCGACAACTCAAGACCAAACAGTCAGCTTGCATAA